TGTCAGGTGTCGTATAAAAAAGAGCTTTTTTGACATATAAAGGTAAAAGAGATACGATGATCACCAAAGCAAGAGCTGATAAGAATATTGTATTTCTGAGTTTATTGTTCTTTTTCATGAAAATCAAGTCAAACTTTGCATTTGTGTTTAAAAAAAATAATTTTTTTAATATATTCTAATTTATTTTCTTCGATTCAAAAAGGTAAAAATAAATTGTCTATGATAAAAATAATACTGTTTATATTCTCTATATGTATTAATAATATATTTGCGACCCCCAAAAATGAGACCACAGAGAGAAAGCTCTATCCCAATCTTGACCATTACGTCAAGTTGCTCAAAAAATCATATCCAGATGTAGGTAAAGTGTCGAATGCTCGCCTGAAGGTCATTGGACAGTATATAAAGTATTATGAAGGAGGTGATAAGCCTGTATTGGTGTTTTTGGATACAGAATCGAGTACGGTAAGTCAACTATTGAAAGTATGGGCTGAAACGGCTTCATATCATTATGAAGTTGATAATGTGCATATCATGTATGCTTCTGAGAATGGAGAGTCGATGGAGTATGACGCTGTCAAAGTGCTTGAAAAAATCGGGTTTATTGTCTATAAAACTGAAATCGACGGTTATTCGAGGTTCGAAGTAAAATATGCTCCAGCAAAAAAGCCATTGATGATGGATCCTGTTTTTGTCAGTGAAATCGTCCAGTTTTTGCCAGAATCAATGGGCGTATATGTGAATTCAAAAGAATTTTTATCTGAGTCTGTTTCTACAGTATCAAGCTCTAAGCTTGAGTATGTTCATCCGGACTGGAAATCGCTTAATGAGCAAATCGCTTTGGAGATGTTTTACTTGTTTGCTCACTTGAGAAATAAGGCTGAGTATGATGCGAAGAAAGCCCAAGAGCAAAAGAAGTTTAGATTCCGAGATATGAATGGCATGTAAAAAAAGAGGCAAGCTTTATAAGCTTACCTCCCTAAACTACTAAACACCGATAAATATGAGTATTACTACTAAACACTATTTCTGACTGAAAAATGCATTTGATAATACTTGTTCAAATATTCGGCCATTAGTATTCATATTGTTCGAAATTTTATACTCTGGATTATTTCTGCCTGTAAGATTTTAAGGCTTTTACTATGTATTGCAATGGTTTTGTTAAGAATACAGTTTTTTTGATTCAGTGTGAATAGAGAGTTGAAGTTGGGTATTTTAATCTATTTCGACTTTAATGCCATCAGATTCGGTATATGCTACACATGTAAGAATATATCCATCTTTTATTTCTTCCTCGCTGAGCGCTTCGGAGTTTTTCATACTGATTTTCCCGGAGTTGCATTTTGCTCGACAAGCTGTGCAAAGTCCGCTTTGGCATGAAAAAGGAATGTTTACGCCTTCTTCTAGGGATGCTTCCAATATGGTTTGTCCTGGTTCCACGGGAACTTCGTACATCTCGTCTCCATAAATAAGTTCTATTCTATGTGTTTTTGCGGAACCAGCGTCGCCTTCTATTGACTCAGTCTGCGTAGCGAAGAATTTTTCTTGTTTGATTTGATCGTCCGATACGCCCATTTCGGCAAGTGTTTGGGATATCGTTTCCATCATGGATGCAGGGCCGCACATATAATATGTAGAGCTGAATTGACTGCTTAGTTGTTCTAGATACTTTTTGATCTTTAAGCCATCTATACGTCCTGTTTCGCCTTGCCAATGACTATCTTCTGATACTTGGGTTAGTGTGTGAACGACAGTGAATCTTTCTTTGAATTTATCAGCGTATTCATCCAGTTCTTTGCGGAATATAATGCTTTCAGATGTTTTGTTGCTGTATATCAGTAGAACTTTACTATTGGATTCATCATGCAAAGCTGATTTAATCATTGACATAATGGGAGTAATGCCGCTTCCTGCTGCGAAGAAAATCAAATTCTTGGTTTTATTGTCTGGCTTGTATGTGAATGTTCCGGATGGTTGCATACAAGAGAGTGTTTGTCCGGCTTTCGAATGATCGCACAAATAATTGGAAACTAAGCCATTATCTATTCTTTTGACGGAGATTTTCAAATTCGAGTCAGTGCTTTCGCAACTTGATAACGAATAAGACCGTCTTTCTTCTTCTCCATTCGGTTGAACGGCAATAGTAAGGAATTGTCCGGGCAAGTAGCTCCAATTGTTTTGGTTTTCCAAGATCAAGCTTATCGCTTCTGGCGTTTCTTGTATAACTTCCAAAACTTTAAGATTTGAGGAGTTATTGTCTGTAGGCTTATTTTTTTTCTTGAATAGTGAAAATACCATATGGAATTCAGTTTTTATATAATGTGTTGATTATTAGATACCACGATAAAAAATAATTTGTTGGCTTTTTTTATGCCTTTAAATTGTCGTGGCAGTTGATCTTTATTGATCAATATACTTATTTTTTGAAATATTTGATTCAATGATATAACAAAATAATATTTCATTAAATGAATTTTGAATTTGACTTCAAGTCTTGTTTTTTATTAAAATCAATATAGAAGAAACAATTAAATCAAATAATGATTTTAATTAATGTGGTATAAAATTGCATTATTTATAAATCATGTTCTTGAGAAAACTTTTCATATCATTATTTTTCCTTCTTCAAATATCTTATTCGCTTTTCGGGCAAGGTTTTGAATATCCTTCGGGTTACACTTATTGCAAGCCTGTGTCGGATTTG
The Aureibacter tunicatorum DNA segment above includes these coding regions:
- a CDS encoding ferredoxin--NADP reductase; the protein is MVFSLFKKKNKPTDNNSSNLKVLEVIQETPEAISLILENQNNWSYLPGQFLTIAVQPNGEEERRSYSLSSCESTDSNLKISVKRIDNGLVSNYLCDHSKAGQTLSCMQPSGTFTYKPDNKTKNLIFFAAGSGITPIMSMIKSALHDESNSKVLLIYSNKTSESIIFRKELDEYADKFKERFTVVHTLTQVSEDSHWQGETGRIDGLKIKKYLEQLSSQFSSTYYMCGPASMMETISQTLAEMGVSDDQIKQEKFFATQTESIEGDAGSAKTHRIELIYGDEMYEVPVEPGQTILEASLEEGVNIPFSCQSGLCTACRAKCNSGKISMKNSEALSEEEIKDGYILTCVAYTESDGIKVEID